The proteins below are encoded in one region of Blochmannia endosymbiont of Camponotus (Colobopsis) obliquus:
- the murE gene encoding UDP-N-acetylmuramoyl-L-alanyl-D-glutamate--2,6-diaminopimelate ligase — MNNCSLQYLLAPWIMDIPNSFFKDMVTDSRDVSCNDLFVALEGHRTNGYFYISDALAQGASAIIAQCNNRFFDKGIFNYRGIPIVYINQLQQYLSAIAGRFFNHPSKFFRLVGVTGTNGKTTITHLLSNWVFLLNEISAVMGTIGNGIIGNICPSKNTTCSAIEIQKMLAQFRKQGVTFVAIEVSSHGLAEDRVKDLCFDAAVFTNLTQDHLDYHGNMFNYELVKWQLFSVLKAKEFVINCDDTVGRKWLLKLPHAVAVSILGNFPCDHWSGRWLRVIKAHYYSDHTKIIFDSSWGHGLINTQLVGTFNVSNLLLAMATLLVLKYPLSLLLSTVVKLQNVCGRMEVFRVINYPIIIVDYAHNPGALKQSLLTSRLYSRGKLCCVFGCGGDRDKAKRSLMGVIAERYADNIIITNDNPRNENPQDIIDDIKKTILDKTNVKVITSRSEAIDVAIRQCSPDDLVLISGKGHEDYQLVGNKRLNYSDLITVKKILGMV; from the coding sequence ATGAATAACTGTAGTTTGCAGTATTTATTAGCTCCTTGGATTATGGATATACCAAATTCTTTTTTTAAAGATATGGTAACAGATAGTCGTGATGTATCTTGTAACGATTTGTTTGTGGCTTTAGAAGGCCATCGGACAAATGGATATTTTTATATTTCTGATGCACTTGCTCAGGGAGCAAGTGCTATAATTGCACAATGTAACAATCGGTTTTTTGATAAAGGTATTTTTAATTATAGAGGTATTCCTATTGTTTATATAAATCAATTACAACAATATTTATCTGCAATAGCGGGGCGTTTTTTTAATCATCCATCTAAATTTTTTCGTTTAGTTGGAGTTACAGGTACTAATGGTAAAACTACTATTACTCACTTATTATCTAATTGGGTTTTTTTATTAAATGAAATAAGTGCTGTTATGGGGACAATAGGTAATGGGATAATTGGGAATATTTGTCCTTCTAAAAATACAACTTGTTCAGCAATTGAGATTCAAAAGATGTTAGCACAATTTAGAAAGCAAGGGGTCACTTTTGTTGCAATTGAAGTTTCTTCACATGGATTAGCAGAGGATCGTGTTAAAGATTTATGTTTTGACGCTGCAGTGTTTACTAATTTAACTCAAGATCATTTAGATTATCATGGTAATATGTTCAATTATGAATTAGTAAAATGGCAATTGTTTAGTGTGTTAAAAGCTAAAGAATTTGTTATTAATTGCGATGATACAGTAGGTAGAAAATGGTTATTAAAGTTACCTCATGCTGTAGCGGTATCAATATTAGGTAATTTTCCTTGTGATCATTGGTCGGGTAGGTGGTTACGTGTTATTAAAGCGCATTATTATTCGGATCATACTAAAATTATTTTTGATTCCAGTTGGGGGCATGGGCTGATTAATACTCAATTGGTAGGAACATTTAATGTTAGTAATTTGTTGTTAGCAATGGCTACGTTATTAGTATTAAAGTATCCTTTATCTTTATTATTAAGTACGGTAGTAAAATTACAAAATGTTTGTGGTCGCATGGAAGTTTTTCGTGTTATTAATTATCCAATAATAATAGTGGATTATGCTCATAATCCTGGTGCTTTAAAACAATCTTTGTTAACTTCAAGATTATATTCTCGTGGCAAATTGTGTTGTGTTTTTGGTTGTGGTGGTGATAGAGATAAGGCAAAACGTTCGTTGATGGGAGTTATTGCGGAACGTTATGCTGATAATATTATAATTACTAATGATAATCCTCGTAATGAAAATCCGCAGGATATCATAGATGATATTAAGAAAACAATATTGGACAAAACAAATGTTAAAGTAATAACTTCTCGTAGTGAAGCAATAGATGTTGCTATTCGTCAATGTTCGCCGGATGATTTGGTGTTAATATCTGGCAAGGGTCATGAAGATTATCAATTGGTTGGAAATAAACGACTAAATTATTCTGATTTAATTACTGTAAAAAAGATTTTAGGTATGGTGTAA
- the ftsI gene encoding peptidoglycan glycosyltransferase FtsI codes for MFFIYVFIFFSMCILVLRTAYLQLIIPNELVREGDLRSLRMQRISMTRGMVVDREGRPLAVSVPVYAIWADPKEIGRHNIVINNDERWKALSEVLSLSLDQLLIRIHSNIKGRFVYLARQVDPSISEYILKLRLPGIYLRQESRRYYPSGCVSAHIVGITDIDGRGIEGIEKSFDAYLTGYPGARIIRKDRFGRVIENVLSIDSQDSRNIVLSIDERLQTLVYRELNNAVINNKAQSGSAILVDINTGEILAMVNIPSYNPNSLSTAALSSMRNSAITDLFEPGSTIKPIVIISALEHGVINENSIINTEPYVINGHMIKDVVHYNKLTVAEVLQKSSNVGVSRIALSMPSNVLMNAYSKFGIGKSTNLGLVGESNGIYPSDQRWSSVERAIFSYGYGFMVTPLQLVRVYATIGSMGVFRPLSILKVDEPVIGERLFPSSIVRSVIYMMENIALPGGTGAKAAVKGYRIAIKTGTAKKVGYNGKYINKYIAYTAGVAPASHPRFALVVIVNEPHNNKYYGGLVSAPVFSAIMSSVLRMMNVEPDGLSIY; via the coding sequence ATGTTTTTTATATATGTTTTTATTTTTTTTTCAATGTGTATTTTGGTATTAAGAACAGCTTATTTACAATTAATTATTCCTAATGAATTAGTACGAGAAGGTGATTTACGTTCCTTGCGTATGCAAAGAATTTCTATGACTCGCGGCATGGTAGTCGATCGTGAAGGACGTCCATTAGCAGTAAGCGTTCCAGTTTATGCAATTTGGGCTGATCCTAAAGAGATTGGCCGACATAATATTGTTATTAACAATGATGAGCGTTGGAAGGCTTTATCCGAAGTATTATCTTTATCTTTAGATCAATTGTTGATTCGTATTCATTCGAATATAAAAGGACGTTTTGTTTATTTAGCTCGTCAAGTGGATCCATCTATTAGTGAATATATACTTAAGCTTCGATTACCTGGCATTTATTTACGTCAAGAATCTAGGCGTTACTATCCTTCTGGATGTGTTTCAGCTCATATAGTTGGTATAACTGATATAGATGGTCGAGGTATTGAGGGTATTGAAAAAAGTTTTGATGCTTATCTTACAGGATATCCTGGTGCAAGAATCATCCGTAAAGATCGTTTTGGTAGGGTTATTGAAAATGTTTTGTCTATAGATAGTCAGGATTCGCGGAATATAGTGCTAAGCATAGATGAACGCTTACAGACCTTGGTTTATCGTGAGTTAAATAATGCAGTGATTAATAATAAAGCGCAATCTGGTTCTGCAATTTTAGTAGATATCAATACCGGTGAAATATTAGCAATGGTTAATATTCCGTCTTATAATCCTAATAGTTTATCTACTGCTGCATTATCTTCAATGCGTAATAGTGCAATTACTGATCTTTTTGAACCTGGATCTACTATAAAACCAATAGTTATAATATCTGCTTTAGAACATGGTGTGATAAATGAAAATAGTATAATAAATACAGAACCTTATGTAATCAATGGGCATATGATTAAAGATGTGGTGCATTATAATAAATTAACCGTAGCAGAGGTATTACAAAAATCAAGTAATGTTGGGGTATCTAGGATAGCCTTGTCAATGCCATCAAATGTATTGATGAATGCTTATTCAAAGTTTGGTATCGGTAAATCTACTAATTTAGGTTTAGTTGGAGAGAGTAATGGTATATATCCAAGTGATCAACGATGGTCCAGTGTCGAGCGAGCTATTTTTTCTTATGGGTATGGATTTATGGTTACGCCATTACAATTAGTTAGAGTATATGCAACTATTGGTAGTATGGGTGTTTTTCGTCCACTTTCTATTTTAAAAGTGGACGAACCTGTTATTGGTGAGCGATTATTTCCCTCGTCTATAGTGCGCAGTGTTATATATATGATGGAAAATATAGCATTGCCTGGTGGTACTGGTGCTAAAGCTGCCGTTAAAGGATATCGTATTGCTATTAAAACAGGTACTGCTAAAAAAGTTGGTTATAATGGTAAGTATATTAATAAGTATATTGCATATACCGCTGGTGTTGCTCCAGCCAGTCATCCACGATTTGCTTTAGTAGTAATTGTTAATGAACCGCATAATAATAAATATTATGGAGGGTTAGTATCAGCGCCAGTGTTTAGTGCTATTATGAGTAGTGTTTTACGTATGATGAATGTTGAACCGGATGGTCTTAGTATATATTAA
- the ftsL gene encoding cell division protein FtsL produces the protein MLYERYDLVKIIKSDLFFYGKYSLILLVLIEIVSLLIVLTTYQTKQLIMDQEQIMLEKEALDIEYRHLIIEENVLGNNNRVEHIALNDLQMQYINPASENICIMP, from the coding sequence ATGTTATATGAACGATATGATTTAGTTAAAATTATTAAGAGTGATTTATTTTTTTATGGAAAATATTCATTAATTTTATTAGTTTTAATAGAAATAGTTTCGTTGTTAATTGTATTAACAACTTATCAAACTAAACAGTTAATAATGGATCAAGAACAGATAATGTTAGAAAAAGAAGCATTAGATATAGAGTATCGACATTTGATTATTGAAGAAAACGTTTTAGGTAATAATAATAGGGTTGAACATATCGCGCTGAACGATTTGCAGATGCAGTATATTAATCCGGCATCAGAAAATATTTGCATTATGCCGTAA
- the rsmH gene encoding 16S rRNA (cytosine(1402)-N(4))-methyltransferase RsmH, protein MNNLCEHIAVLSKEVIRELNIQKSGLYCDATFGGGGHAKEILSRLNKFGRLLVIDCDLEAIKIARNLALQDNRLLVMHGFFSKIVTFASQLNLLGRVNGILLDLGVSSLQIENSQRGFSFMRNEPLDMRMNNTCGQSASEWLAKASVQEITWVLRTLGEEKFALRIAKNIVQQRQWKSIDTTQELVSLVLDVVPRFFDRHKHPLTKTFRAIRMHVNRELEEIIQVLEGSLMVLSSGGKLLVISFHSGEDRIVKNFMRKYSLRRSLIVNNFPLIKVQDAMCCFSQYKLCNVSRIFPSHQEKKNNPRARSAVMRIAEKL, encoded by the coding sequence ATGAATAATTTGTGTGAACATATTGCTGTTTTGTCAAAAGAAGTGATAAGAGAATTGAATATTCAAAAATCTGGCTTATATTGTGATGCGACTTTTGGTGGAGGGGGGCATGCTAAAGAAATTTTGTCTAGATTGAATAAATTTGGTCGATTGTTAGTCATTGATTGTGATTTGGAAGCTATAAAAATTGCTCGAAATCTTGCGTTACAAGATAACAGATTATTAGTTATGCATGGTTTTTTTTCTAAAATTGTAACATTTGCATCACAGTTAAATCTTTTAGGTCGTGTTAATGGTATATTACTAGATCTTGGTGTTTCTTCTTTACAAATAGAAAATTCACAACGAGGCTTTTCATTTATGCGTAATGAACCGTTAGATATGCGTATGAATAATACTTGTGGTCAATCTGCTTCTGAGTGGTTGGCAAAGGCTTCTGTGCAAGAAATTACATGGGTGTTAAGGACATTAGGTGAAGAAAAATTTGCTCTAAGAATTGCTAAAAATATAGTACAGCAAAGACAATGGAAATCTATAGATACTACTCAAGAATTAGTATCATTGGTTTTAGATGTTGTGCCGCGTTTTTTTGATAGACACAAACATCCTTTGACTAAGACTTTTCGAGCAATTAGGATGCATGTTAATCGAGAATTGGAAGAAATCATTCAGGTATTAGAGGGTTCGTTAATGGTTTTATCTTCGGGTGGAAAATTATTAGTCATTAGTTTTCATTCCGGGGAAGATAGAATAGTAAAAAATTTTATGCGTAAATATAGTTTGCGTCGTAGTTTGATTGTAAATAATTTTCCATTAATTAAAGTGCAAGATGCTATGTGTTGTTTTAGTCAATATAAACTTTGTAATGTTAGTAGGATATTTCCTTCGCATCAGGAAAAAAAAAATAACCCACGAGCACGTAGTGCAGTGATGCGTATTGCTGAAAAATTGTAA
- the leuB gene encoding 3-isopropylmalate dehydrogenase, with amino-acid sequence MNKVYRIAVLPGDGIGPEIIAQAYKVINKICKKFKIHIFTSEHKVGGIAIDNYGTPLPSDTLLCCEKADAILLGAVGGPKWEKLPYAQQPECGALLKLRKHFNLFVNLRPVHLRSSLRRFSPLRKDIVMRGFDILFVRELVGGIYFGMPKGRRGVGMDECAFDTEIYYRFEIERIAHMAFQLARNRSHHVTSVDKANVLHSSIFWREVVIEVSKNYSDVVLTHLLIDAATMHLISHPSNFDVVLCSNLFGDILSDECAMISGSIGMLPSASLNEKGFGLYEPAGGSAPDIAGKNMANPIAQILSVALLLRHSLQLDIAADVIEDAVYKSLKLGYGTVDLVGNIKHVVSTDGMGDIISSFIC; translated from the coding sequence ATGAATAAAGTTTATCGTATAGCAGTTTTGCCTGGAGACGGTATTGGTCCTGAAATAATTGCACAAGCTTATAAAGTAATTAATAAGATATGTAAGAAATTTAAAATACATATTTTCACTAGTGAGCATAAAGTAGGTGGTATTGCTATTGACAATTATGGCACTCCATTGCCAAGTGATACTTTATTGTGTTGTGAAAAAGCTGATGCTATTTTACTGGGTGCTGTGGGTGGTCCTAAATGGGAGAAATTACCATACGCTCAACAACCAGAATGTGGTGCGTTATTAAAGTTACGTAAACATTTTAATTTATTTGTCAATTTACGCCCAGTTCATCTGCGTTCTAGTTTACGTAGATTTTCTCCACTACGCAAAGATATTGTAATGCGTGGTTTTGATATTTTATTTGTTCGGGAATTAGTTGGTGGAATATATTTTGGTATGCCAAAAGGACGTAGGGGTGTGGGTATGGATGAATGTGCATTTGATACAGAAATTTATTATCGTTTCGAAATAGAACGTATTGCTCATATGGCATTTCAGTTAGCTCGCAACCGTTCTCATCACGTTACTTCTGTTGACAAAGCTAATGTATTACATAGTTCTATTTTTTGGCGTGAAGTGGTTATTGAAGTATCGAAGAATTACTCGGATGTAGTTCTTACACATTTATTGATAGATGCTGCTACTATGCATTTAATTAGTCATCCATCCAATTTTGATGTTGTATTATGTTCTAATTTATTTGGAGATATTTTATCTGATGAATGTGCTATGATTAGTGGTTCTATAGGTATGTTACCTTCTGCTAGTCTTAATGAAAAAGGTTTTGGTCTTTATGAGCCAGCTGGGGGATCAGCTCCGGATATTGCAGGTAAAAACATGGCTAATCCAATTGCACAGATTCTTTCTGTTGCGTTATTGTTGCGTCATAGTTTACAATTAGATATTGCCGCAGATGTTATTGAAGACGCGGTATATAAATCATTAAAATTAGGATATGGGACTGTAGATTTGGTAGGTAATATAAAACATGTGGTGAGTACTGATGGGATGGGTGATATAATATCCAGTTTTATTTGTTAA
- the mraY gene encoding phospho-N-acetylmuramoyl-pentapeptide-transferase yields the protein MLLLIIENLLNFHDEQHSLIFRIIASFFISLVISFLLVPRLIVWFRKIEITQIIRENGPASHFIKRGTPTMGGIIIVISITLSILLCCCLKNVYVWYVLFVLFSYGLMGFIDDYRKFLKKDTLGLSVFWKYFGQSLIALVVIITMFVLNHNVIDTRLIIPFFKELMPKLGIEYILLAYFVIVGASNAVNLADGLDGLVIIPIVFISIGMALAAFFSGDINCASYLHVLYVQYATELVVICAAIIGACLGFLWFNAYPAQIFMGDTGSLALGGVLGLVSVILRQELLLLIMAGVFVMETISVILQVVYFKLWNKRIFLMAPIHHHFELKGLPESRIVIRFWIISFLLFLLGLISLKVR from the coding sequence GTGTTATTATTAATCATTGAAAATTTGTTAAATTTTCATGATGAACAGCATAGTTTAATATTTCGTATTATTGCTAGTTTTTTTATATCTTTGGTTATTTCTTTTTTATTAGTACCGAGATTAATAGTTTGGTTTCGTAAAATAGAGATTACTCAAATAATACGCGAAAATGGACCGGCATCTCATTTTATTAAACGCGGTACACCAACTATGGGTGGCATTATAATCGTTATTTCGATTACATTGTCTATATTATTATGTTGTTGTTTAAAAAATGTTTATGTTTGGTATGTTTTATTTGTATTGTTTAGTTACGGTCTTATGGGTTTTATTGATGATTACCGTAAGTTTTTAAAAAAGGATACTTTAGGTCTTAGTGTATTTTGGAAATATTTCGGGCAATCGTTAATCGCATTAGTGGTAATAATTACAATGTTTGTGTTAAATCATAATGTAATAGATACTCGGTTGATAATACCTTTTTTTAAAGAATTGATGCCTAAATTAGGGATTGAATATATATTATTAGCTTATTTTGTTATTGTTGGTGCTAGTAATGCAGTGAATTTAGCAGATGGTTTGGATGGATTAGTTATAATTCCAATTGTATTTATTTCTATTGGTATGGCACTAGCAGCTTTTTTCTCTGGTGATATTAATTGTGCTAGTTATTTACATGTTCTTTATGTGCAATATGCTACAGAATTAGTAGTTATTTGTGCGGCAATAATTGGTGCATGTCTTGGATTTTTATGGTTTAATGCTTACCCTGCGCAGATATTTATGGGAGATACAGGTTCTTTAGCTCTTGGTGGAGTGCTTGGTTTGGTATCTGTTATATTACGACAGGAGTTATTGTTGTTAATTATGGCTGGTGTATTTGTTATGGAAACAATATCTGTAATTTTACAAGTTGTTTATTTTAAATTATGGAATAAACGCATTTTTTTGATGGCTCCTATTCATCATCATTTTGAATTAAAGGGTTTACCAGAATCTCGTATTGTTATACGTTTTTGGATTATTTCTTTTTTGTTATTTTTATTGGGTTTAATAAGTTTAAAAGTACGGTGA
- the leuD gene encoding 3-isopropylmalate dehydratase small subunit, with product MINFIQHKGIAVPLDIANIDTDAIISKQFLQKITRDNFGQYLFSNWRFLDPLCKQLNYNFVLNNPNYQNASILVTRENFGCGSSREHAVWALIDYGFRVILAPSFADIFYTNSINNRLLLISLSELEIDKLFKKIYSQQKNTFLTIDLQEQKIYVEEEVYLFNIDDFYRDCMIYNLDHIGWTLTYKSDIKEYEQNQLAFLE from the coding sequence ATGATTAATTTTATTCAACATAAAGGTATTGCAGTGCCTTTAGATATTGCTAATATAGACACTGATGCTATTATTTCGAAACAATTTTTACAAAAAATTACTCGTGATAATTTTGGGCAATATTTATTTAGTAATTGGCGGTTTCTTGATCCATTGTGTAAACAATTAAATTATAATTTTGTTTTAAATAATCCAAATTATCAAAATGCTAGTATTTTGGTAACAAGAGAAAATTTTGGTTGTGGTTCTTCTCGTGAGCACGCAGTGTGGGCTTTAATTGATTATGGTTTTCGAGTAATACTTGCCCCTAGTTTTGCCGATATTTTTTATACTAATAGTATTAATAATCGATTATTACTTATTAGTTTATCTGAGTTGGAGATAGATAAGTTATTTAAAAAAATATATTCTCAGCAAAAAAATACTTTTTTAACTATTGATTTACAGGAACAAAAAATTTATGTTGAAGAGGAAGTGTATTTGTTTAATATAGATGATTTTTATCGCGATTGCATGATATATAATCTTGACCATATCGGGTGGACATTAACTTATAAATCTGATATTAAAGAATATGAACAAAATCAGTTGGCTTTTTTGGAATAA
- the murF gene encoding UDP-N-acetylmuramoyl-tripeptide--D-alanyl-D-alanine ligase — MIPFSLSSVASFLHAKLINTDQMINTISIDSRIIGDKCLFVALKGSRFDSHDFVIQAINKGAKALLVNYYLPLNISQLVVSNTRDALGQLGFWVRHQVTTRVIAITGSIGKTSVKEMTYAILCNNGKTIATYGNFNNDIGVSLTLLRLSNQDDFAVIELGTSSFGEIAKTVKLVRPEIALINNISYAHLSAFRSLLGVAQAKGEILSGLPTGYGRCIINADSHNWLLWRDLLHYKLVWRFSLRAMYKVDFFATNIVCNNNGVRFTFHTPQGKCNISLPLLGYHNVANALAAGALAMSVGISLLDISIAFKSVKLLPGRLYPIVLSPYKVLLDDSYNSNIGSMMAAIQVLKVMPGYRVMVVSDMMELGTNREGMMYHSYIGKIIAMSNIDVVLSIGYLSFFLSKASGCGKHFYDRKLLVIYLMRLLMNYEVITVLVKGSRVFAMDNIVKELQETWLCYY, encoded by the coding sequence ATGATTCCATTTTCTTTATCAAGCGTTGCCTCTTTTTTGCATGCTAAATTAATAAATACAGATCAAATGATTAATACAATAAGTATTGATTCGCGTATTATTGGTGATAAATGTTTATTTGTAGCATTAAAAGGTTCTCGTTTTGATTCACATGATTTTGTAATTCAAGCAATTAATAAAGGTGCTAAAGCATTGTTAGTTAATTATTATTTGCCATTAAATATTTCTCAATTAGTAGTTTCTAACACTCGTGATGCTTTAGGTCAATTAGGATTTTGGGTACGGCATCAAGTAACAACACGGGTTATAGCTATTACCGGTTCAATTGGTAAAACTTCTGTTAAGGAAATGACATATGCTATTTTATGCAATAATGGTAAAACAATTGCGACATATGGTAATTTTAATAATGATATTGGAGTATCCTTAACATTATTACGTTTAAGTAATCAAGATGATTTTGCAGTAATTGAGTTAGGTACTAGTTCTTTTGGGGAAATTGCTAAAACAGTTAAGTTAGTTCGACCTGAAATTGCGTTAATTAATAATATATCTTATGCACATTTATCTGCATTTCGTTCTTTGTTAGGGGTAGCACAAGCTAAAGGAGAGATTTTAAGTGGCTTGCCTACCGGTTATGGTAGATGTATTATCAATGCTGATAGTCATAATTGGTTGTTATGGCGTGATTTATTACATTATAAATTAGTATGGCGTTTTTCATTAAGAGCTATGTATAAGGTTGATTTTTTTGCTACTAATATTGTTTGTAATAATAATGGAGTACGTTTTACTTTTCATACTCCTCAAGGTAAATGTAATATATCATTGCCGTTATTGGGTTATCATAATGTTGCGAATGCTTTAGCTGCTGGTGCATTAGCAATGTCGGTAGGTATATCTTTATTAGATATAAGCATTGCTTTTAAGTCAGTAAAATTGTTGCCAGGTAGGTTATATCCAATTGTTTTATCGCCTTACAAGGTATTATTAGATGATAGTTATAATTCCAATATTGGCTCTATGATGGCTGCTATTCAAGTATTAAAGGTAATGCCTGGATATCGTGTAATGGTGGTCAGTGATATGATGGAATTAGGTACTAACAGAGAGGGGATGATGTACCATAGTTATATTGGTAAAATTATAGCTATGAGTAATATAGATGTAGTTTTAAGTATTGGTTATCTCAGTTTTTTTCTTAGTAAGGCAAGTGGTTGTGGTAAACATTTTTATGATCGAAAATTACTTGTTATTTATCTTATGCGTTTATTAATGAATTATGAAGTTATTACTGTATTAGTTAAAGGGTCTCGAGTTTTTGCAATGGACAATATCGTCAAGGAGTTACAGGAGACATGGCTGTGTTATTATTAA
- the leuC gene encoding 3-isopropylmalate dehydratase large subunit, with product MQKSLYQKLYDAHVVHEFEDKTSLLYIDRHLIHEVTSPQAFDGLRAQGRVVRQPTKTFATMDHNVSTLTNDITASGDTAKIQLQQLIKNCKEFGIRLYDITHPYQGIVHVIGPEQGITLPGMTVVCGDSHTSTHGAFGALSFGIGTSEIEHVLVTQTLKQTRAKIMKIEILGKVMPWITAKDIILSVIGKTGVHGGSGYVVEFCGEVVKNLSMEGRMTLCNMAIEMGAKAGLIAPDDVTYNYLCNRTFAPKDDLWQQAMLYWNTLKTDFGTYFDKEFTLDVSNIAPQVTWGTNPSHVIAIDQLIPSLESFQDSVERNSAIQALSYMDLKPYTSLINVSIDKVFIGSCTNSRIEDLRAAASVVCGHRVARGVNAIVVPGSRPVKKQAEQEGLDQIFIDAGFEWRLPGCSMCLAMNNDRLSFGERCASTSNRNFEGRQGYGGRTHLVSPVMAAAAAIAGCFIDVREM from the coding sequence ATGCAAAAATCTTTATATCAAAAATTATATGATGCACATGTAGTGCATGAGTTTGAAGATAAAACGTCATTGTTGTATATTGATCGTCATTTAATTCATGAAGTTACTTCGCCTCAAGCTTTTGATGGTTTACGAGCACAAGGTCGTGTTGTTAGACAACCCACCAAAACATTTGCTACTATGGATCATAATGTTTCAACTTTAACTAATGATATTACTGCGTCCGGTGATACAGCAAAAATCCAATTACAGCAATTAATTAAAAATTGTAAGGAATTTGGTATTAGATTATATGATATTACTCATCCATATCAAGGAATAGTGCATGTTATCGGTCCTGAGCAAGGAATTACATTACCTGGCATGACCGTTGTTTGTGGAGACTCTCATACTTCTACACATGGGGCATTTGGAGCATTATCGTTTGGGATAGGTACCTCAGAAATAGAACATGTGTTAGTTACTCAAACTCTTAAACAAACTCGAGCTAAAATAATGAAGATAGAGATTTTGGGTAAGGTGATGCCATGGATAACAGCTAAGGATATTATATTATCGGTTATTGGTAAAACGGGAGTACATGGAGGATCTGGTTATGTAGTAGAATTTTGCGGCGAAGTTGTTAAAAATCTTAGTATGGAAGGACGTATGACTTTGTGTAATATGGCGATTGAAATGGGTGCCAAGGCTGGTTTAATAGCTCCAGATGATGTTACTTATAATTATTTATGTAATCGTACATTTGCACCGAAAGATGATCTTTGGCAACAAGCAATGTTATATTGGAATACATTGAAGACGGATTTTGGTACTTATTTTGATAAAGAATTTACTTTAGATGTATCAAATATAGCTCCTCAGGTTACTTGGGGTACTAATCCAAGCCATGTAATTGCAATAGATCAATTAATTCCATCTTTGGAATCATTTCAAGATTCTGTGGAACGTAATTCTGCTATTCAAGCACTATCTTATATGGATTTAAAACCATATACCTCTTTAATAAATGTATCAATTGATAAAGTTTTTATCGGTTCTTGTACTAATTCACGTATTGAGGATTTACGTGCAGCTGCTTCTGTAGTCTGTGGTCATCGGGTAGCTCGTGGTGTAAATGCAATTGTGGTGCCTGGTTCTCGTCCAGTAAAAAAACAAGCAGAACAAGAAGGTTTAGATCAAATATTTATAGATGCAGGATTTGAATGGCGTTTGCCTGGTTGTTCAATGTGTCTGGCGATGAATAATGATCGTCTTAGTTTTGGAGAACGGTGTGCTTCTACCAGTAATCGTAATTTTGAAGGTAGACAAGGTTATGGGGGTCGTACTCATTTAGTAAGTCCTGTAATGGCGGCAGCGGCAGCAATTGCTGGCTGTTTTATTGATGTACGTGAAATGTGA